The following coding sequences lie in one Heyndrickxia oleronia genomic window:
- a CDS encoding S8 family peptidase, producing the protein MKKIILLFSFILLILVFPHESFAQETSNQHERVMIGIDPGTELTELKKYTEDIHHVFNQISVVSATIPAANKEIIKKLPHVKWIEDDPEIQTEAQQTNWGLPQVVPQQSKALGLTGKGVKIALIDTGVNEKHPDLNIAGGVSFVEYTKSYEDDNGHGTHVAGIIGALDNDIGTVGVAPDAELYAIKALDAAGNGRQADMIAGIEWAINHQVDIINISITSKEGSTALKQELEKAYSKGILIVAAAGNTLKPLPLGTDILYPARYPSVIGVGSIDQNGQHSSFSYTGDSLEVVAPGNKIYSTYYNPLTDTEDDYAYDTGTSMATPFVTGTLALYKQQFPTLQSSRIRSLLQTNAIDLGAPGKDPVYGYGLVQAPKSTKLPALTDLKADAWYTDEINYLVENKIIEGYPDGTFHPEELVTRAEAVTMIGKTLSYDGTQQRTVFSDVAPTFYASGYIAKANANGIITGYENNQFKPQDPIIRGDVALIFQRAYGYTNSQKAAFSDVKPTMYYYEAVNALKDAHISNGYENGTFLPNQPITRAEFAVFVARQLNDEFKLK; encoded by the coding sequence ATGAAAAAGATCATCCTATTATTTTCTTTCATTCTTCTAATCTTGGTATTTCCTCATGAAAGTTTCGCACAAGAGACTTCGAATCAGCATGAACGGGTTATGATTGGGATTGACCCAGGAACAGAATTAACCGAATTAAAAAAATACACCGAAGATATTCATCATGTATTTAATCAAATATCGGTCGTATCAGCGACCATCCCAGCAGCGAATAAAGAAATCATCAAAAAGCTTCCACATGTGAAATGGATAGAAGATGATCCAGAAATTCAAACCGAAGCCCAACAAACCAATTGGGGCTTGCCACAAGTTGTACCCCAGCAATCAAAAGCATTAGGTTTGACAGGAAAAGGTGTGAAGATTGCTTTAATCGATACAGGGGTAAATGAAAAGCATCCCGATTTAAACATCGCCGGCGGTGTATCATTTGTTGAATATACAAAATCTTATGAAGATGATAATGGACATGGCACACATGTCGCTGGAATCATTGGCGCATTAGATAATGATATCGGGACGGTCGGGGTCGCACCAGATGCAGAGCTTTATGCCATCAAGGCATTGGATGCTGCAGGCAATGGCCGTCAAGCTGATATGATTGCCGGGATCGAATGGGCGATCAATCATCAAGTCGATATTATTAACATTAGTATTACAAGTAAAGAAGGCTCGACAGCTTTAAAGCAGGAATTAGAAAAAGCATATAGTAAAGGCATTCTTATTGTTGCCGCAGCAGGAAATACATTGAAGCCCTTACCATTAGGAACAGATATTTTATACCCAGCACGTTACCCAAGTGTTATCGGAGTTGGATCGATTGATCAAAACGGACAGCATTCCTCCTTCTCCTATACTGGAGATTCCTTAGAGGTTGTCGCACCGGGGAATAAAATTTATAGTACGTATTACAATCCATTAACAGATACTGAAGATGACTATGCCTATGACACAGGAACATCAATGGCGACTCCATTTGTGACAGGCACCCTTGCTCTATATAAGCAGCAATTTCCAACCCTGCAAAGTTCAAGAATTCGCAGTCTACTACAAACAAATGCGATTGACCTCGGGGCTCCAGGAAAAGACCCTGTATATGGATATGGGTTAGTTCAAGCACCAAAGTCAACGAAGCTTCCAGCGTTAACGGATTTGAAAGCTGACGCATGGTACACTGATGAAATTAATTATTTAGTAGAAAACAAGATTATTGAAGGATATCCAGATGGAACCTTCCATCCAGAGGAATTAGTCACACGTGCAGAAGCGGTCACCATGATCGGAAAGACTTTATCCTATGATGGCACGCAACAACGGACGGTCTTCAGTGATGTGGCACCAACCTTCTATGCATCAGGCTATATTGCCAAGGCCAATGCGAATGGCATCATTACTGGTTATGAAAACAACCAATTCAAGCCACAGGACCCGATCATTCGTGGAGATGTTGCTCTAATCTTCCAACGAGCCTATGGGTATACAAATAGTCAGAAGGCAGCATTTAGTGATGTGAAACCAACGATGTACTATTATGAAGCGGTGAATGCGTTAAAGGATGCCCATATATCCAATGGATATGAAAATGGAACATTCTTACCAAACCAGCCAATTACTAGAGCAGAGTTTGCTGTATTTGTCGCAAGACAATTGAATGATGAATTTAAATTGAAATAA
- a CDS encoding IS1182 family transposase — translation MFKNYTMNQLVLPLDLEVKLQKNDIAFHIHHLVESIPHEVFEPFLRNEGCPAYHPRMMLKIILCAYTQSVFSGRKIEALLKDSIRMMWLAQGYEPSYRTINRFRVHSDVKELIRQCFVQFRCQLIEEKLIDQEAIFIDGTKLEANANKFTFVWKKSIEKYHHSLIERSNQLYNELLENEIIPEIEREGDEQLSLKELAQLVEKVDNVVAEYDKQIEESSDVPERKALRSERKYPKQVRKQLIDFVLRKQKYQRDFEIFGTRNSYSKTDLDATFMRMKDDYMQNGQLKAGYNVQIATEGQYTLAYSLFSNPTDTRTLIPFLDEIENHYFVLPKHIVADAGYGSEQNYNDILSNRKREALITFNLYLKEQKKKYKQNPLNPDNWQYCEETDTYICPNQKRLEFHYHSVRTDRTGFQRRFKIYECEDCSGCPFRSLCTKAKEGNNRKLMVNEKWEQQKEYVRAKLSEEKTSTIYRKRKIDVEPVFGFLKANLRFSRFSVRGKSKVENEMGLALMAVNLRKFTAKQLR, via the coding sequence ATGTTTAAAAATTATACCATGAATCAATTAGTTTTACCTTTAGATTTAGAAGTAAAATTACAAAAAAATGATATTGCCTTTCATATCCATCATCTAGTTGAAAGTATTCCTCATGAAGTTTTCGAACCATTTCTGCGAAATGAGGGCTGTCCTGCTTATCATCCACGCATGATGCTTAAAATTATTTTATGTGCCTACACCCAATCTGTCTTTTCAGGGCGAAAAATTGAAGCCCTATTAAAAGACAGTATCCGGATGATGTGGCTAGCTCAAGGGTATGAACCAAGCTACCGTACAATCAATCGATTCCGTGTTCATTCAGATGTGAAAGAATTAATTCGCCAATGTTTCGTCCAATTTCGTTGCCAATTAATCGAAGAAAAACTAATCGATCAAGAAGCAATTTTTATTGATGGTACAAAGCTTGAAGCAAATGCGAATAAATTTACGTTTGTCTGGAAGAAATCGATTGAGAAATATCATCACAGTTTAATTGAAAGGTCAAACCAGCTATATAACGAGCTACTTGAGAACGAAATTATACCTGAAATTGAACGGGAAGGTGATGAACAATTATCATTGAAAGAGCTCGCTCAATTGGTTGAAAAAGTGGACAATGTCGTAGCTGAGTATGATAAACAAATTGAAGAATCATCAGACGTTCCAGAACGAAAAGCTTTAAGAAGTGAGCGCAAATACCCGAAACAAGTGCGTAAACAATTGATTGATTTTGTCTTACGAAAACAAAAATACCAACGAGACTTTGAAATCTTTGGCACACGTAATAGCTATTCCAAAACAGATCTGGACGCGACATTTATGCGAATGAAAGATGATTATATGCAAAACGGACAATTGAAAGCTGGCTATAATGTACAAATCGCAACGGAAGGGCAATACACGCTTGCCTATAGTTTATTTTCAAACCCAACAGATACACGTACGTTAATTCCATTTCTTGATGAAATCGAGAACCATTATTTCGTGTTACCGAAACATATTGTCGCAGATGCAGGTTATGGTAGTGAACAAAACTATAATGATATCCTTTCGAACAGAAAACGAGAAGCACTGATTACGTTTAATCTGTATTTGAAGGAGCAAAAGAAAAAGTACAAACAAAACCCATTGAATCCCGATAACTGGCAGTATTGTGAAGAAACAGATACATATATATGCCCTAACCAGAAACGTCTTGAATTTCACTATCATTCTGTCCGTACTGACCGTACAGGATTTCAACGAAGGTTCAAGATCTACGAGTGTGAGGACTGTTCGGGATGTCCATTCCGTTCATTATGTACAAAAGCTAAAGAAGGCAACAATCGAAAACTAATGGTGAATGAAAAATGGGAACAACAAAAAGAATATGTGAGAGCGAAGCTTTCAGAAGAGAAAACGAGCACCATCTATCGAAAACGCAAAATCGATGTGGAACCAGTTTTTGGATTCTTGAAGGCTAATTTGCGTTTCTCTCGATTTTCTGTACGAGGAAAATCGAAGGTAGAAAATGAAATGGGACTCGCATTAATGGCCGTGAATTTAAGAAAATTCACGGCCAAACAACTACGGTAA
- a CDS encoding S-layer homology domain-containing protein — MAKKSRKVFATTATAALVASAVAPIASSAAGFSDVTKPEYKTAIDALAEAGILNGYENGTFKPENKVTRGEVAKVITLIRHLEDGTKTPFKDVKDGYWSTPYINSLYAAKLINGYENGTFKPEGNITRAEFAKLVVDAYGLTLTNAATPFTDVKAGNWATPYIQTAYANGLIKGVTASKFDPSAPIKRGDLAILLHRADSKFGDVIGNNFPGVELVKATNNTTVEVTFKNAVEAKDVKAANFSIEGLTVSNAAVKQTDSKTVVLTTSAQEGGKQYTVKSGSATLGKFIGASAVVPTAIKVTTPSVQGTIGKEVTLKAEVTVEAGKSKAGIPVTFNIVSDNSNLNNKIEVEALTDENGVASYSYTRYYKHNDNVTAYATQKSQVYSSGKVYWAEGLSLTEVTEGNTLANGSKKVYKIKTDAYQVQKDASGKEEYKYVNVAFAENVDVTPDKLVRGVKVIDTGLSTNSEYPSQVTTGGVNKVRVKINDKGEGTFTLTGSNASVTPIVFVHTNKDEKLTATDLQAKAATVKFDLSHTLGLDVKAEGSQNAASISTEDKGKGGREYTVTVTDKEGKVAPKGTVAYVTFQKDSLSKDKKVYVDGSLAEVGKTYAIKVTNDKGQASFVLTGEKDAYATPTVFLNNGTSKEVALDDNDLQKVGEITYFVNAVVENATLTITDKDGNEVTSVVNGEAAKFTYQSVDQNGFDYYAGTGSYEVTFQVTAQFGDVTVTTDGGSVIGTVKKGTTESFKVTASKGTAVIKVKSDVDSTIGVQASASLVSLPNVSKSVSVVTPTINVFSGKVIAHNPAKKDIYLQDKNSKVEKFNYSGADLYDSSNKPLTVEEFVDGLGQNAEVTYKKVGDKSQFHLTTRGSGTLPTTPPTAPVNHEPVAKAVGNQVVASNGTALTFTASQLATDEDGDALTIVSAYSSDASVATVAGAPGTSITVTPAGVGSTTVNAVVSDSKGGFANVKFTVDVTDALYVQALNNGTPGVPYSAGQATVASIDLAATGKVSTAGALVVKAGTVTLNVNLSANDDLEAIATKINNEAKLVGADVVAKATTTGINLKTDAKGSTASLSVEGDGTLEINGTAVSTTPVTGTGSNAVATPAQYSFKVLNAITASSGVKVTVKIGSETVVLTEGTDFTGAATASATASAIAAALDTALDTTTTTYTVTSNGDAVILTQDTPAATTGVLLSVSTK, encoded by the coding sequence ATGGCTAAAAAGTCACGTAAAGTATTCGCTACTACAGCAACAGCAGCATTAGTTGCATCTGCAGTAGCACCAATCGCAAGCTCAGCTGCTGGGTTCTCAGATGTTACAAAACCTGAGTACAAAACAGCTATCGATGCTTTAGCTGAAGCAGGTATTTTAAATGGTTACGAAAATGGTACGTTCAAACCTGAAAACAAGGTAACTCGTGGAGAAGTAGCGAAAGTTATCACTCTTATTAGACACCTTGAAGACGGTACAAAAACTCCATTCAAAGATGTTAAAGATGGCTACTGGTCAACTCCATACATCAACAGCTTATATGCTGCAAAATTAATCAATGGTTATGAAAATGGAACATTCAAACCAGAAGGTAACATCACTCGTGCGGAATTTGCTAAATTAGTTGTTGACGCTTATGGCTTAACATTAACTAATGCTGCAACTCCATTCACTGATGTGAAGGCTGGTAACTGGGCAACTCCTTACATCCAAACAGCTTATGCTAACGGATTAATCAAAGGGGTAACTGCTTCTAAATTCGATCCAAGCGCACCTATCAAACGTGGAGACTTAGCAATTCTTTTACACCGTGCTGACTCTAAATTTGGTGATGTAATTGGTAATAACTTCCCAGGTGTTGAATTAGTTAAAGCAACTAACAATACAACTGTTGAAGTAACTTTCAAAAATGCAGTTGAGGCTAAAGATGTAAAAGCAGCTAACTTCTCAATTGAAGGTTTAACTGTTTCTAATGCAGCTGTTAAACAAACAGATAGCAAAACAGTAGTTCTTACAACTTCTGCTCAAGAAGGTGGAAAACAATATACTGTTAAGTCTGGTTCAGCTACTTTAGGTAAATTCATCGGTGCTTCTGCGGTAGTTCCTACAGCTATTAAAGTAACTACTCCTTCTGTTCAAGGAACAATTGGTAAAGAAGTAACTTTAAAAGCTGAAGTAACAGTAGAAGCTGGCAAATCAAAAGCTGGAATTCCTGTAACTTTCAATATCGTTAGTGATAACTCAAACTTAAATAATAAAATTGAAGTTGAAGCTTTAACTGACGAAAATGGTGTAGCTTCATACTCTTACACTCGTTACTACAAACATAACGATAATGTAACAGCTTATGCTACTCAAAAATCACAAGTATATTCAAGTGGTAAAGTATACTGGGCTGAAGGATTATCTCTTACTGAAGTAACTGAAGGTAACACTTTAGCTAATGGTTCTAAAAAAGTATACAAAATTAAAACTGATGCTTATCAAGTACAAAAAGATGCATCTGGTAAAGAAGAATACAAATACGTAAACGTGGCATTTGCTGAAAACGTAGATGTAACTCCAGATAAGCTTGTTCGTGGAGTAAAAGTTATTGATACTGGATTATCAACTAACTCTGAATATCCATCTCAAGTAACAACTGGTGGAGTTAATAAAGTACGTGTGAAAATCAATGATAAAGGTGAAGGAACATTTACTCTAACAGGTTCTAATGCTTCTGTAACACCAATCGTATTCGTTCATACAAACAAAGACGAAAAATTAACTGCTACTGATTTACAAGCAAAAGCAGCTACAGTTAAATTCGATCTTAGCCATACTCTTGGTTTGGATGTAAAAGCTGAAGGTTCTCAAAATGCAGCTTCAATTTCTACTGAAGATAAAGGTAAAGGTGGACGTGAATACACTGTAACTGTTACTGATAAAGAGGGTAAAGTAGCTCCTAAGGGAACAGTTGCATATGTAACATTCCAAAAAGACAGCTTAAGTAAAGATAAAAAAGTATATGTTGATGGTTCTCTTGCAGAAGTAGGTAAAACATATGCAATCAAAGTTACAAATGATAAGGGTCAAGCATCATTTGTATTAACTGGTGAGAAAGATGCTTATGCTACACCAACAGTATTCTTAAATAACGGAACTTCTAAAGAAGTAGCCCTTGATGATAACGATTTACAAAAAGTTGGAGAAATTACTTATTTCGTAAATGCTGTAGTTGAAAATGCAACTTTAACTATTACAGATAAAGACGGAAACGAAGTAACTAGCGTAGTTAATGGAGAAGCAGCAAAATTCACATATCAATCAGTTGATCAAAATGGTTTTGATTATTATGCTGGTACTGGATCATATGAAGTAACTTTCCAAGTTACAGCTCAATTTGGTGATGTTACTGTAACTACTGATGGTGGTTCTGTAATCGGAACTGTTAAGAAAGGTACTACTGAATCATTTAAAGTAACAGCTTCAAAGGGTACTGCAGTTATTAAAGTTAAATCAGATGTAGACTCTACAATTGGTGTTCAAGCATCTGCATCTTTAGTAAGCTTACCTAATGTTTCAAAATCAGTAAGTGTTGTTACACCTACAATTAATGTGTTCAGTGGTAAAGTAATTGCTCATAATCCTGCTAAGAAGGATATTTACCTACAAGACAAAAATAGTAAAGTTGAGAAATTCAACTACTCTGGTGCAGATCTTTATGATAGTTCAAATAAACCACTTACTGTTGAAGAATTTGTTGATGGATTAGGACAAAATGCTGAAGTAACATACAAAAAAGTTGGCGATAAGAGCCAATTCCATCTAACTACTAGAGGTTCAGGTACTTTACCTACTACACCTCCTACTGCACCTGTTAACCATGAACCAGTTGCAAAAGCAGTTGGAAACCAAGTTGTTGCTTCAAATGGTACTGCATTAACATTTACAGCTTCTCAATTAGCTACTGATGAAGATGGAGATGCCTTAACTATCGTAAGTGCATATTCTTCTGATGCAAGCGTTGCTACAGTTGCTGGTGCTCCTGGTACATCAATCACTGTAACTCCTGCTGGAGTTGGTAGCACAACAGTAAACGCAGTTGTTTCTGACAGCAAAGGTGGATTTGCAAATGTTAAGTTCACAGTAGATGTAACAGATGCATTGTATGTACAGGCGCTTAATAACGGTACACCGGGTGTTCCTTATAGTGCTGGTCAAGCTACAGTAGCTTCTATTGATCTAGCTGCAACTGGAAAAGTTTCTACTGCAGGAGCTTTAGTTGTAAAAGCTGGAACAGTTACTTTAAATGTCAATCTATCTGCTAACGATGATTTAGAAGCAATCGCAACAAAAATTAATAACGAAGCAAAATTAGTTGGTGCTGACGTTGTAGCTAAAGCAACTACAACTGGTATTAACTTAAAAACAGATGCAAAAGGTTCAACAGCTTCTTTATCAGTTGAAGGTGATGGAACTTTAGAAATTAACGGAACAGCAGTTTCAACTACACCAGTAACTGGAACTGGTTCTAATGCAGTTGCAACACCTGCTCAATACTCATTCAAAGTATTGAATGCAATCACTGCTTCTTCAGGAGTAAAAGTTACAGTTAAAATTGGTTCTGAGACAGTTGTTTTAACTGAAGGAACAGATTTCACTGGTGCAGCTACAGCTTCAGCTACAGCGTCTGCTATCGCGGCTGCTTTAGATACAGCTCTTGATACGACTACTACAACTTACACAGTAACTTCAAATGGTGATGCGGTTATTCTTACTCAAGATACACCAGCAGCAACAACTGGAGTATTATTATCAGTTTCTACTAAGTAA
- a CDS encoding tyrosine-type recombinase/integrase yields the protein MNELSKEFKQWLYEEGKAEKTIESYVGDILGFQKYLDEMAVDASQPLTRFSFVRYKQYLIDNDFSVATINKKINSLKVYNDFLQMKGLVEESYIQLKKDKVKIAAGSEKTVEALSDEQVDKLLFYLEDHIKVSPRNKLIAYLLLYTGVRVSELVSIKMQDIDFLTTTLVVRGKGGKIREISLRQDLIHLIKQYIQNDRNRSKYKDSEYLLLSQRSPKVHHDAVRNWLMKISKELGFKLYPHLFRHTFCTRLLRKGVDLTTVSKLAGHSTINMTAKFYIQTTREEKQIAVEKL from the coding sequence ATGAATGAACTATCAAAGGAATTTAAGCAATGGCTCTATGAAGAAGGAAAGGCAGAAAAGACCATTGAGTCATATGTGGGAGATATATTAGGATTCCAAAAATATCTTGATGAAATGGCGGTTGATGCATCTCAACCATTAACACGTTTTTCCTTTGTTCGATATAAGCAATATTTAATAGATAATGATTTTTCAGTGGCAACTATTAATAAAAAAATAAATAGCTTAAAAGTCTATAATGATTTCCTGCAAATGAAAGGGTTAGTAGAGGAATCATATATTCAGCTAAAAAAAGACAAGGTGAAAATCGCTGCAGGTAGCGAAAAAACAGTAGAAGCCTTATCCGATGAACAGGTGGACAAGCTATTATTCTATCTTGAGGATCATATAAAAGTGAGCCCTCGAAATAAGCTTATTGCCTATTTGCTTCTATACACTGGGGTACGAGTGAGTGAACTGGTCAGCATCAAAATGCAAGACATTGATTTTCTTACTACTACTCTTGTAGTGAGGGGCAAAGGAGGAAAAATTAGGGAGATAAGTTTGCGACAGGATCTGATCCATCTAATCAAGCAATATATCCAAAATGATAGGAACCGAAGCAAATATAAAGATAGCGAATATCTTCTCCTTAGCCAGCGATCACCAAAGGTTCATCATGATGCGGTTAGAAATTGGTTAATGAAAATATCTAAGGAACTTGGATTCAAACTTTATCCGCATTTGTTTAGGCACACTTTTTGCACAAGATTATTGAGAAAAGGAGTTGACCTAACAACGGTTAGTAAACTAGCAGGTCATTCCACAATTAATATGACCGCTAAGTTCTATATACAGACTACTAGGGAAGAAAAACAAATTGCAGTAGAAAAGCTTTAG
- a CDS encoding DUF960 family protein gives MFRNQDKRYMTRNIADGLHIEIQMIIWNLIEERVNNDEELDFLQVFELTNEKGMQSIIHQQECPMHKQQWLIPLQQTRPVTSTVWCLDNGEYQMMLYPEDY, from the coding sequence ATGTTTAGGAATCAAGATAAACGATATATGACTAGAAATATTGCAGATGGACTTCACATTGAAATACAAATGATCATATGGAATTTGATTGAAGAGAGGGTAAATAATGATGAAGAGTTAGACTTTCTTCAAGTATTCGAATTAACGAATGAAAAGGGAATGCAATCTATTATTCATCAGCAGGAATGTCCTATGCATAAGCAGCAGTGGCTCATTCCGCTTCAGCAAACCCGTCCCGTAACGAGCACTGTCTGGTGCCTTGATAATGGTGAATACCAAATGATGTTGTATCCAGAAGATTATTAA